In a genomic window of Cuculus canorus isolate bCucCan1 chromosome Z, bCucCan1.pri, whole genome shotgun sequence:
- the TUSC1 gene encoding tumor suppressor candidate gene 1 protein, producing the protein MRRMRVVDGRWGCGGSARRGRAGPGGGGSSGRRGGAEEPGGAQEGWRGQSRGSPQQLAERYADLAASHGEALRQREEREWHNARLRQENARLRLENRRLRRENRCLFRQALLGPGPDKPGEEAEALRQQLGRLQERHRRALRHLRRCRAGGGPEASELDELLEEDEQPPSPPELEKRSLVPPV; encoded by the coding sequence ATGAGGCGCATGCGCGTTGTGGACGGTCGGTGGGGCTGCGGCGGCTCGGCGCGGAGGGgccgggcggggccgggcggcggcggcagcagcggccggcgcggcggggcggAGGAGCCGGGCGGTGCCCAGGAGGGCTGGCGGGGCCAGTCGCGGGGCTCGCCGCAGCAGCTGGCGGAGCGGTACGCGGACCTGGCGGCCAGCCACGGCGAGGCGCTGCGGCAGCGGGAGGAGCGCGAGTGGCACAACGCGCGGTTGCGCCAGGAAAACGCGCGGCTGCGGCTGGAGAACCGCCGCCTGCGCCGCGAGAACCGTTGCCTTTTCCGCCAGGCCCTGCTGGGCCCCGGCCCCGACAAGCCCGGCGAGGAGGCCGAGGCCCTGCGCCAGCAGCTGGGTCGCCTGCAGGAGAGGCACCGCCGCGCCTTGCGGCACCTGCGGCGCTGCCGGGCCGGCGGTGGGCCCGAGGCCTCGGAGCTGGAcgagctgctggaggaggacgAGCAGCCGCCGTCTCCCCCcgagctggagaagaggagcctggTGCCGCCCGTGTAG